In Phyllopteryx taeniolatus isolate TA_2022b chromosome 22, UOR_Ptae_1.2, whole genome shotgun sequence, one DNA window encodes the following:
- the LOC133472140 gene encoding gastrula zinc finger protein XlCGF57.1-like isoform X2 gives MCARRTAEYEEDLCAPKDKNEPQRQLLDAAFNLQPPTVLRRPDISEALWPERQGPEPPHIKEEVEFQSSFMKKEDEECLQIKEEEEEPPYIKQEKEEEDITKLPSTGVPLKSENEVQSEEKRGVEPPSSSSSQHMTTEGDGDHCGGSQADGLLAPLSDCDNMTSHSSDYDDDEQSEGDMTCHTDNKRWNCSQCGKAFAYKSSLKQHIRMHTGEKPFACSVCGQRFTQKGHLKTHTRTHVGEKPFACSVCGQRFTQKGHLKMHTRTHIGDKPYTCSVCGQRFSHKGSLKTHTRTHTGEKPFACSDCGQRFTYKGSFKVHTRTHTGEKPFACTVCGQRFSEKGNLKAHTRTHTGEKPFACPDCGKRFTYKGSFKIHTITHTGEKPFACSDCGRKFSQKGDLKKHTRTHTGEKPFACSVCGQRFTEKGPLKRHTRTHTGEKPFVCSDCGQRFSQKGHLKIHTRTHTGEKPFSCLVCGQRFSKKANLKIHTRTHTGEKPYACSVCGQRFRQNENLKIHTRTHTGEKPFSCSVCGRRFSFKGNLKIHTITHTGEKPFACPDCGKRFSRRGDLKIHRRTHTGEKPLACPDCGERFSHEDGVKTHKCADVNHGDQDTLNVNVRLI, from the coding sequence acatcagtgAAGCTCTTTGGCCTGAGCGGCAGGGgccagagccccctcacattaaagaggaagttgAGTTCCAGTCCTCTTTCATGAAAAAAGAGGATGAAGAGTGCCTCCAGatcaaggaggaggaagaagagcccCCCTACATCAAACaggaaaaggaggaagaggatatcaccaagttgccatcgactggtgtccctttgaagagtgaaaatGAAGTTCAAAGTGAGgagaagagaggggtggagcctccaagcagcagctcaagtcaacacatgacaacagaaggtgatggagaccactgcggaggatcacaagcagacggcctcttagctccactgtcaGATTGTGACAACATGACGTCACACTCTTCtgactatgatgatgatgaacagtctgaaggtgatatgacatgtcacactgacaacaaacgatggaattgttctcagtgtgggaaagcTTTTGCTTATAAGAGCAGTTTGAAGCAACACATAAGAAtgcacactggcgagaaaccttttgcctgctcagtttgtggtcaacgattcactcagaagggacacttaaaaacacacacaagaactcaTGTTGGTGAGAAAccatttgcctgctcagtttgtggtcaacgaTTCACTCAAAAGGGAcacttaaaaatgcacacaagaacacacattgGTGACAAACCTTatacctgctcagtttgtggtcaaagattctctcataaaggaagcttaaaaacacacacaagaacacatactggtgagaaaccttttgcctgttcagattgtggtcaaagattcacttaCAAGGGAAGCTTTAaagtacacacaagaacccacactggtgagaaaccttttgcctgcacagtttgtggtcaaagattctctgagaaGGGAAACTTGAaagcacacacaagaacacacactggggagaaaccttttgcctgcccAGATTGCGGTAAAAGATTCACTTACAAGGGAAGCtttaaaatacacacaataacccacactggtgagaaaccttttgcctgctcagattgtgggcgaaaattctctcagaagggagacttaaaaaaacacacaagaacgcacactggtgagaaaccttttgcctgctcagtttgcggtcaaagatttaCAGAGAAAGGAcccttaaaaagacacacaagaacacacactggggagaaaccttttgtctgctcagattgtggtcaaagattctctcagaagggacacttgaaaatacacacaagaacccacactggtgagaaacctttttcctgcttagtttgtggtcaaagattctcaaaaaaggcaaacttaaaaatacacacacgaacacatactggtgagaaaccttatgcctgttcagtttgtggtcaaagatttcgccaaaatgaaaacttaaaaatacacaccagaacccacactggtgagaaacctttttcctgctcagtttgtggtcgaaGATTCTCTTtcaagggaaacttaaaaatacacacaataacccacactggtgagaaaccttttgcctgcccagattgtggtaaaagattctctcgGAGGGgagacttaaaaatacacagaagaacgcacactggtgagaaacctttggCCTGCCCAGATTGTGGTGAAAGATTCTCTCACGAGGATGGGGTTAAGACACATAAGTGTGCTGATGTGAATCATGGTGATCAAGAcactttaaatgtaaatgttaggTTAATTTGA
- the LOC133472142 gene encoding gastrula zinc finger protein XlCGF57.1-like, whose protein sequence is MCARRTAEYEEELWGPKQEKEPQRQLLDVVFSLQPRIVLRRADTNEALHPEQQEPEPPHVKEELEDKEVSHIKEELEPISIKKEEDECLHIKEEEAEPPYIKPEEEADIKFPSTVVPLKSKDEVQSEENRGAEPPTSSSSYHISTEGDGDHCGGSPADGHLAPLSDNDVTSQSPHTVGDDDDYEKQSEGAVPFHTYNKQWKCSLCGKTFAINSSLKKHMRIHTGENPFSCSYCGQRFTHKGNLKRHMRTHTGEKPFACSVCGQRFSEKGSLKIHTRTHTGEKPFACPVCGRRFFEKRSMKLHTRTHTGDKPFACSVCGRRFFQKAHLKLHMRRHTGDKPFSCSVCGQRFSDKGHLKTHTRLHTGEKPFCCSDCGQRFTQNGNFQRHMRTHTGDKPFACSVCGQRFSIKGSLKIHTRLHTGEKPFACSDCGQRFTQKGHLKTHTRTHTGDKPFACSVCGQKFSIKGSLKIHTRLHTREKLFACSDCDERFTRKGDLKIHTRTHTGDKQFVCSVCGQRFNLKGNLKRHTRTHSADKPFACGVCGQRFSQKENLKRHTKTHTGDKPFACAVCGQRFSRKDGAKTHKCVGENHSDQETLNVNVKLGLFD, encoded by the coding sequence acacCAATGAAGCTCTTCATCCTGAGcagcaggagccagagccccctcacGTTAAAGAGGAATTGGAGGATAAAGAGGTCtcccacatcaaagaggaattGGAGCCCATCTCCATTaaaaaggaggaggatgagTGCCTTCACATCAAGGAAGAGGAAGCAGAGCCTCCCTACATCAAACCGGAAGAGGAGGCGGATATCAAGTTTCCATCGACtgttgtccctttgaagagtaaAGATGAAGTTCAAAGTGAGGAGaacagaggggcggagcctccaaccAGCAGCTCAAGTTATCACATttcaacagaaggtgatggagaccactgtggaggatcaccaGCAGACGGACActtagctccactatcagataaTGATGTGACGTCACAGTCTCCTCACACTGTTGGTGATGACGATGATTATGAAAAACAGTCTGAAGGTGCTGTGCCATTTCACACttacaacaaacaatggaaatgttctctCTGTGGAAAAACGTTTGCTATTAACAGTAGTTTGAAAAAACACATGAGgatacacactggagaaaacccTTTTTCTTGCTCgtattgtggtcaaagattcactcacaAGGGAAACTTGAAAAGACACatgagaacccacactggtgagaaaccttttgcctgctccgtttgtggtcaaagattctctgaaaaggggagcttaaaaatacacacaagaacacacacgggggagaaaccttttgcctgcccCGTTTGTGGGAGAAGATTCTTTGAAAAGAGAAGCATGAAATTACACACAAGAACTCACACTGGCGAtaagccttttgcctgctcagtttgtggtcgaaGATTCTTTCAGAAGGCACACTTAAAATTACACATGAGAAGACACACTGGAgataaacctttttcctgctcagtttgtggtcaaagattctctgataagggacacttaaaaacacacacaagattgCACACTGGCGAGAAGCCATTTTGCTGTTCggattgtggtcaaagattcactcagaatgGAAACTTCCAAAGACACatgagaacccacactggtgataaaccttttgcctgctcagtttgtggtcaaagattctccataaagggaagcttaaaaatacacacaagattGCACACAGGAGAGAAGCCGTTtgcctgctcagattgtggtcaacgattcactcagaagggtcacttaaaaacacacacaagaacccacactggtgataaaccttttgcctgctcagtttgtggtcaaaaattCTCCAtaaagggaagcttaaaaatacacacaagattGCACACTAGAGAGAAACTTTTTGCCTGCTCAGATTGTGATGAAAGATTCACTCGGAAAggagatttaaaaatacacacaagaacccacactggtgataaACAGTTTGTCTGCTCAgtctgtggtcaaagattcaatTTAAAGGGAAACTTGAAAAGACACACGAGAACCCACAGTGCTgataaaccttttgcctgcggcgtctgtggtcaaagattcagcCAGAAGGAgaacttaaaaagacacacaaaaacccacactggtgataaaccttttgcctgtgccgtttgtggtcaaagattctctcgtaagGATGGGgctaagacacacaagtgtgtTGGTGAGAATCACAGTGATCAAGAAactttaaatgtgaatgttaaGTTAGGTTTATTCGATTAG